A stretch of Apteryx mantelli isolate bAptMan1 chromosome 24, bAptMan1.hap1, whole genome shotgun sequence DNA encodes these proteins:
- the LOC136994122 gene encoding olfactory receptor 14A16-like, which translates to MSNSSSFKEFLLLAFADTRQLQLLHFWLFLGIYLAALLGNGLIITAVACDHRLYNPMYFFLLNLSLLDLGTIFVTVPKSIANSLCNPRAISCWGCAAQVFHFNFLLPTEYFLLTVMAYDRYVAICRPLHYGTIKSSRACVKMAAAAWSSGFLDALLHTANTFSIPLCQGNVLEQFFCEIPHILKLSCSDTYLRELGLVVVSACIIFGCFVFIVLSYVQIFTAVLKIPSEQGRHKAFSMCLPHLAVVVLFVSTGLFAYLKPPSLSSPILDLLVAVLYAVVPPAVNPLIYSMRNKELKDALKKLVKPVLVQSNEMPISPHKGFPVNLRQLLCFGHSVCDNYVYA; encoded by the coding sequence atgtccaacagcagctccttcaaagagttcctcctcctggcatttgcagatacgcggcagctgcagctcttgcacttctggctcttcctgggcatctacctggctgccctcctgggcaatggcctcatcatcacagccgtagcctgtgaccaccgcctctacaaccccatgtacttcttcctcctcaacctctccctcctcgaccttggcaccatctttgtcactgttcccaaatccatCGCCAATTCTCTCTGCAACCCCAGGGCCATTTCctgctggggatgtgctgcacaggtttttcattttaactttctcttgccaactgagtattttcttctcactgtcatggcctatgaccgctacgtggccatctgcagacccctgcactatgggaccatcaaaagcagcagagcttgtgtcaaaatggcagcagctgcatggagcagtggttttctcgatgctctcctgcacactgctaacacattttccataccactctgccaaggcaatgtcctggagcagttcttctgtgaaattccccacatcctcaagctctcctgctcagacacctacctcagggaacttggtctTGTGGTCGTTAGTGCCTGTataatctttgggtgttttgttttcattgtgctgtcctatgtgcagatcttcactgctgtgctgaagatcccctctgagcagggccggcacaaagccttctccatgtgcctccctcacctggccgtggtcgtcctgtttgtcagtactggcttgtttgcctacctgaagcccccctccctctcctccccaattctggatctgttggtggctgttctctatgcagtggtgcctccagcagtgaaccccctcatctacagcatgaggaacaaggagctcaaggacgcactgaagaaactggttaaGCCTGTATTAGTGCAGAGCAATGagatgcccatctctcctcacaagggatttccagttAACCtaaggcaactcttgtgctttgggcattctgtctgtgataactatgtatatgcttga